The sequence CTCGGGGCTGTGCTCGGTCATCAGGGAGACCACCACGATGACCACCGCGGAGACACCCCAGCCGATATAGGAGGAGGGCAGGTCGTAGGGCAGGAAGCTCCAGACCAGTGCCGACCCGCCGCCGAGCAGGATGCTCCAGAAGGCGCCGGCCGCCGTGGCACGCCTCCAGAAGAGCAGCGCCAGCATGGGGAAGAAGAGCCCCGCCGCGCCGAAGGTATAGGCGTATAAGACGAGACTGAGGATGTTGGGAAGCGAATAGGCCAGCAGGATAGCCAGAACCCCCAGTACCAGCGTGGCGACACGGCTCACCATGGTCAGCTTGGCATCGTCGGCCTCGGGGTTGATCAGCTTGTGGTAGATATCGTTGGTGAAGATGGCCACAGGCCCCATGAGGCAGGAGTCGGCCGTGGAGAGCACCGCCGCCAGGTAGGCCGCGATGACCAGCCCGGAGAGCCCCACCGGCAGGAGCGCCATGATCATCTTGGGGGTGGCCAGCTCGGCGTCGTTCAGCTCGGGCAGCAGCACATGGGCGATCATGCCCACCAGGGTGGTGCCGATGGCAAAAAGCGGCCACTCAATGGGAAAGCCTACAAGGAAAATACCGGTTTTGGCAGTCTTTGCGTCCTTGGCGGCGATGACACGCTGGAAGGTGGCGATGGAGATGAACCAGACCGGGAAGATGGAGAAGAACCACCCGAAGAACTGCTTCCAGCTCACGGCTCCCCAGTCCAGCAGACTCCCGTTGCCCTGCTCGATCAGCGCCGCCTGCAGACCGGAGATACCACCTACCTTGACAAGCCCTACGGGGACCATGATGCAGATAAGCCCGAAGAAGAGTATGGAAAGCTGATAGACGTCCAGGGTAATAACCGCTTTCAATCCGCCCATGGTGGTGTAGGCCAGCACAACAATCCCGGCGATGATGATACCGGTGGTGACGCTGAGGCCTACAGTACCGGCCACAAGCTTGGCACCGGCGACAACCTGGCCGCCTACGAAGGCGAACCAGGCTAGTCCGATGAGGATCGCCGCCATCAGCCCCGCCTTCTTGCCGAAGCGCGTTTCGAAGAGGTCGCCGGTGGTGAGGCCGAGGACCTTGTCTGACCAATGTTTCAGCTTTGGCACAAGGAAGAGTGCCGCCAGCATGGCGCTCAGCCCCGAACAGGCGATCAGCCAGGAACCGGCAATCCCCAGGCTGAACCCCAGTCCGCCCATGGCAATGCTGAATCCGCCGCCCAGGTCCGTGGCCGCTGCGGAACCTGTGGTCCGAACCAGTCCCATGTCCCGACTCGCTGCGAGGAAGGCCTCGGAGGTCTCGCCCTTCTTCGCCTGACGCATGATATAATAGCCGATTCCTACAAGAGAACAGAAATAAAGAGCTACAACTACCATATCCACCATATGCATGGTAAGCATTCTACCGCCTCCTTCAGCGTTCTCCTTCTCCTCCGGGCCCCTTCACATCCATCAGACCTCGCGGAGAATCTCTCCCAAACTCGTCTCACCGCTGTTGCTTTCGTTCTCCCTGGCGCTCAACCCCTTTCTCCGCCCCTGTCGTTGTGCCCTTTTCACCCAACCATGCGCTCCAGGAACTCCAGCAGCACATTGGCGCTCTGCACCGCCGTGGAGAGCTCCACGTACTCGTCGGCGGCGTGGTAGTTCGCCCCCTTGGGTCCCACCACCAGGGTGGGCACGTGGAGACGGCCGCCGGTGTAGCAGAAATCGCCCACACTGTCGAAGTAGGTGATCTGAGGCTCCTTTCCGGTCACCCCCTTGATGGTGCGCTGCATCGACGCGACATAGGCGTCCTTTTCATCGGTCACATAGGCGGGGAAACCGTCGCAGTCGGCGTGGGGGGCGTCGCGGAAGTGCATCTCCGCCGTGCCGCGGATTCCGGCACGCTCCACCGCCTCGTCGACCTCCCGCTGCAGGACCTCCTTGTCCTCGCCGACGGTGACATGCCGGAAGATCGAGAAGGAGGCCTCGTCGGGCACCGAGAGGGCCGCCCCGCCGCCGTGGAACTCCACGCAGCAGATGGAACCGCTGCCCAGCTTCTCGTGGGGCGGCAGTTCCGTCTTCTCCAGCTCCAGCAGCACCCTGGCCGCTTCGGAGACGGCGTTGATCCCCTGTTCGGGCTGTGCGCCGTGGCAGGAGGCGCCGTGGAGGGTCACCCGGTAGTTCCACCCGCCCCGGGCGCCGAGGGCGATGCTGGGGTAGGCCACATCGGCGAAGGCGCTGCTCGGCTCGGGGATCACCGCCACATCGGCGTCGCCGCTGAGGATGCCGTCCACGATCAGCGCATCCGTCCCGAGGCCGAAGGGCCCCTCCTCGTCGCAGACCAGGGAGTAGACGATCTTCCCGGCAAACTCGCTGCCCTTCTTCTGCAGAAAGCGTTCCAGGGCCAGCATGATCCCCGCCGAACCGGCCTTCATGTCGCAGGCACCGAGACCGTACATCCGGTCGCCCTCGATCTCCCCCGAGTAGGGATCGCGGGTCCATCCCTCGCAGAGCTTCACCGTGTCCATGTGGCCGTTCAGCAGCACCGTCGGGCCCGGTCGGGCCCCCTCCAGGACACCGTAGAGATTGACGCCGTGGTAGTCGTGGATCCTGTTCTCGTGGAAGCAGTGGCGCTCTACGGGCACCCCGCGGTCAGCCAGCCGTTTCTCGGCGAAGTCCATAATCTCCTGTTCGCGGAAGTATTCGCTGGGGATCCGCACCAGATCCCGCAAGAGGGGGACAAGCGCTTCCCGTCCGATCTGCTGGGTGATGGCGATCAACTCCTTTTTTTGTATACACGAAAGCACCGATACGATTCGGGCACGGCCCCGGCGGCCGTGCCCTGCAGGATGGCATCCCCTTCTGACGCTACGCCTCTCCCTTGCGCTCCCTGTAGGCCTTGCTGCGCTCCCGCCGCTGCAGGTGGGAGGGCTCCAGGGAGATCTTCTCGCCGTCGTAGAGGTGGATAAGCCCTTCGTGGGAGAGCTCCTTCTGCCGCTTGGTGTACTCCTCGTGCCTGTAGAGCTCCTCGGGACGGCTGATATTGTCCTCGGGCTCGATATAGGTACAGAGGACACCCTCGTAGTTGCGGAGGATCACCTTGCGGTCCGACCGGGAGACCACATAGTTGGGCATCACCGGGATCTTCCCGCCGCCGCCGGGGGCGTCGACGATGAAGTAGGGCACCGCCAGGCCTGTGGTGTGGCCGCGCAGGAACTCCATGATCTCGATCCCCTTGCCCACGGAGGTGCGGAAGTGTTCGATCCCCTCGGAGAGGTCGCACTGGTAGATGTAGTAGGGCCGCACCCGCGTCTTCAGCAGCCGCTGGTTCAGCTCCCGGAAGAGATAGGGGCAGTCGTTGACGCCCTTGAGCAGCACCGACTGGTTCCCCAGGGGGACACCGGCATCGGCCAGCATGGCGCAGGCCTTCCGGCTCTCCGGGGTGAGCTCCTTGGGATGGTTGTACTGCATGTTCAACCAGATTGGGTGATACTTTTTGAGCATATCGCAGAGCTTTGTGGTGATCCGCTGGGGACAGACCACGGGCATCCGGCTCCCGATGCGGACGAAGTCGATGTGGGGGATCTCGGAGAGCTGACTGATGATCCACTCCAGCGTGTCGTCGTCGAGGGTCAGCGGGTCGCCGCCGGAGAGCAGGACGTCACGGAAAGAGGGGGTCTCGCGGATGTAGTCGATCTCCCTGGCGATCTGCTCCCGCCCGTACTGCTTGTCGGTCTCCCCGGCGTGGCGCCGCCGGGTGCAGTGCCTGCAGTACATGCTGCACATGTCCGTCACCAGCAGCAGGCCGCGGTCCGGGTAGCGGTGGGTCAGACCCTCCACGGGGGAGTCCACATCCTCGTCGAGGGGATCGTTGAGATCCGATTCGGAGAGGTGGGTCTCCTTCATGGTGGGCACCGCCTGCATCCGCACCGGGCAGGTGGGATCGTCGGGATCCATCAGGGAGGCGTAGTAGGGGGTGATCGCCATCCGGAGCTTGTTCAGGCTCTTGTCGACCTCCTCCGCCTGTTCGTCGGTGATGTTGATCACCTCGCGCAGTCTGTCCACCGTGGTGATTCGGTTGGCCAGCTGCCACTTCCAGTCGTCCCACTGTTCTCTGGGGACGTCTTTCCACATGTCGATGTGACTGTACTCCATCAT comes from Synergistales bacterium and encodes:
- a CDS encoding sodium:solute symporter family protein gives rise to the protein MLTMHMVDMVVVALYFCSLVGIGYYIMRQAKKGETSEAFLAASRDMGLVRTTGSAAATDLGGGFSIAMGGLGFSLGIAGSWLIACSGLSAMLAALFLVPKLKHWSDKVLGLTTGDLFETRFGKKAGLMAAILIGLAWFAFVGGQVVAGAKLVAGTVGLSVTTGIIIAGIVVLAYTTMGGLKAVITLDVYQLSILFFGLICIMVPVGLVKVGGISGLQAALIEQGNGSLLDWGAVSWKQFFGWFFSIFPVWFISIATFQRVIAAKDAKTAKTGIFLVGFPIEWPLFAIGTTLVGMIAHVLLPELNDAELATPKMIMALLPVGLSGLVIAAYLAAVLSTADSCLMGPVAIFTNDIYHKLINPEADDAKLTMVSRVATLVLGVLAILLAYSLPNILSLVLYAYTFGAAGLFFPMLALLFWRRATAAGAFWSILLGGGSALVWSFLPYDLPSSYIGWGVSAVVIVVVSLMTEHSPEEKIDIFFPEKYGA
- a CDS encoding M20/M25/M40 family metallo-hydrolase, giving the protein MDFAEKRLADRGVPVERHCFHENRIHDYHGVNLYGVLEGARPGPTVLLNGHMDTVKLCEGWTRDPYSGEIEGDRMYGLGACDMKAGSAGIMLALERFLQKKGSEFAGKIVYSLVCDEEGPFGLGTDALIVDGILSGDADVAVIPEPSSAFADVAYPSIALGARGGWNYRVTLHGASCHGAQPEQGINAVSEAARVLLELEKTELPPHEKLGSGSICCVEFHGGGAALSVPDEASFSIFRHVTVGEDKEVLQREVDEAVERAGIRGTAEMHFRDAPHADCDGFPAYVTDEKDAYVASMQRTIKGVTGKEPQITYFDSVGDFCYTGGRLHVPTLVVGPKGANYHAADEYVELSTAVQSANVLLEFLERMVG
- the ablA gene encoding lysine 2,3-aminomutase; amino-acid sequence: MMEYSHIDMWKDVPREQWDDWKWQLANRITTVDRLREVINITDEQAEEVDKSLNKLRMAITPYYASLMDPDDPTCPVRMQAVPTMKETHLSESDLNDPLDEDVDSPVEGLTHRYPDRGLLLVTDMCSMYCRHCTRRRHAGETDKQYGREQIAREIDYIRETPSFRDVLLSGGDPLTLDDDTLEWIISQLSEIPHIDFVRIGSRMPVVCPQRITTKLCDMLKKYHPIWLNMQYNHPKELTPESRKACAMLADAGVPLGNQSVLLKGVNDCPYLFRELNQRLLKTRVRPYYIYQCDLSEGIEHFRTSVGKGIEIMEFLRGHTTGLAVPYFIVDAPGGGGKIPVMPNYVVSRSDRKVILRNYEGVLCTYIEPEDNISRPEELYRHEEYTKRQKELSHEGLIHLYDGEKISLEPSHLQRRERSKAYRERKGEA